From one Stieleria sp. JC731 genomic stretch:
- a CDS encoding zeta toxin family protein, with translation MVTSFTSEHDELDAVLRIAGELEIPACDAAEVAAAIRSSLVNQRESFIFETVLSDPVGDKVDALAGYADLGYSVVLFFIRMAEVSQSIGRVALRVARGGHDIPDEKLRSRLERTKVNLERAINRLPHVFVYDNRDLRQPYRLVEVYKDGKRVGLPMKDYESEEST, from the coding sequence TTGGTTACGTCGTTTACTTCAGAACACGATGAGCTCGACGCTGTTCTCAGAATCGCGGGTGAACTGGAAATTCCGGCCTGCGATGCAGCCGAAGTCGCTGCCGCCATTCGATCTTCTCTTGTAAATCAGCGAGAGAGTTTTATTTTTGAAACAGTGCTCTCGGACCCTGTTGGTGACAAAGTCGACGCACTCGCCGGGTATGCCGACCTTGGATACTCCGTGGTGCTTTTCTTCATCCGCATGGCCGAAGTCAGTCAGTCGATCGGCCGCGTCGCACTGCGAGTCGCCAGGGGCGGACATGATATCCCCGACGAAAAGCTCCGGTCTCGTTTGGAGCGAACGAAGGTAAACCTTGAGCGGGCGATCAACCGGCTGCCGCACGTTTTCGTCTACGACAACAGGGATCTTCGCCAGCCCTATCGGTTGGTTGAAGTCTACAAGGATGGGAAACGAGTTGGCTTACCAATGAAGGATTACGAATCCGAGGAATCGACTTGA
- a CDS encoding DUF4345 family protein has product MSKTPTAIVFVTAITWAAFAVWLGTNPDALLPAFGVEASSPQMLTEVRAFYGGVEFAIATAMILLWWRGELFASLLVGGLPLFGSACGRIAGLVFDGYSTLHLGFATLELVGAAFCLAGCLMIPKPQGDTN; this is encoded by the coding sequence ATGTCAAAAACACCAACTGCAATCGTTTTCGTAACCGCGATCACATGGGCAGCGTTTGCGGTTTGGTTGGGCACCAATCCAGATGCGTTGCTGCCCGCGTTCGGTGTTGAGGCTTCATCGCCACAGATGCTGACGGAAGTGCGTGCGTTCTACGGCGGAGTCGAGTTTGCTATCGCGACGGCAATGATCCTACTTTGGTGGCGTGGAGAGTTGTTTGCTTCGCTCTTAGTTGGAGGATTGCCACTGTTCGGATCAGCTTGTGGCCGAATTGCCGGCTTAGTCTTCGATGGCTACTCGACGTTGCACCTTGGCTTCGCAACCCTGGAACTTGTCGGCGCAGCATTTTGCTTGGCCGGGTGTCTCATGATTCCGAAACCGCAAGGCGACACCAATTAG
- a CDS encoding low molecular weight protein tyrosine phosphatase family protein, with the protein MANRINVLFVCSKNQWRSPTAEAVYLDDPRVSVRSRGTAKSARQTLQDIDLAWADLVLVMEDKHRHRLLADYPGETGFLPIEVLHIPDDYQFMDPELVELIRVASEPIIDSFKSKPSRGL; encoded by the coding sequence ATGGCCAATCGAATCAACGTTTTGTTCGTTTGCAGTAAGAATCAGTGGCGGAGTCCGACGGCCGAAGCTGTCTATCTGGACGATCCGCGAGTGTCGGTTCGATCTCGAGGCACGGCAAAGTCCGCGAGGCAGACGCTTCAGGATATCGATCTAGCCTGGGCAGACCTTGTCTTGGTGATGGAAGACAAGCATCGCCATCGGTTGCTCGCAGACTATCCCGGCGAGACCGGGTTCCTGCCCATCGAAGTCTTGCATATACCCGACGACTACCAGTTCATGGACCCGGAGTTGGTAGAATTGATCCGCGTCGCTTCTGAACCAATCATTGATTCCTTTAAGTCAAAACCGTCTCGTGGTTTGTGA
- a CDS encoding DNA polymerase beta superfamily protein — protein MTDASTIDHAKMMQHVESHPYPLLFATISGAHLYGFPSPDSDFDLRGVHMLPLETVVGLGSNTGGSGDQTVEKEGIYDGLEIDLVTHDVEKFFRLMLKRNGYVLEQIFSPLVVYSTPEHEELKSIAKNCITRHHAHHYLGFAATQWKLFAKESPPRVKPLLYVYRVLLTGIHLMRTGEVEANLIALNESAKLSYIDELVDRKRCGPEKGTLQAADLDFHTREYQRLTNELEAAYEASKLPEMPSARDELNALLVRLRLCG, from the coding sequence ATGACCGACGCCAGCACGATTGACCACGCGAAGATGATGCAGCACGTCGAGTCGCATCCGTACCCGCTGCTTTTCGCGACCATCAGTGGAGCCCATCTCTATGGTTTCCCTTCACCCGATTCTGACTTCGATCTCCGTGGCGTTCATATGCTGCCGCTGGAGACCGTTGTCGGACTCGGCAGTAACACTGGAGGCAGTGGCGATCAGACTGTTGAGAAAGAGGGTATCTACGACGGCCTCGAAATCGATCTGGTCACGCACGACGTGGAAAAGTTCTTCCGGTTGATGCTGAAGCGGAACGGGTACGTGCTTGAGCAAATCTTCTCGCCGCTGGTGGTTTACAGCACTCCCGAGCACGAGGAGCTCAAGTCGATCGCCAAAAACTGCATCACGCGTCACCACGCACATCACTACCTCGGATTTGCCGCGACCCAGTGGAAGCTCTTTGCCAAGGAGTCACCTCCGCGCGTCAAGCCGCTGCTGTACGTCTATCGCGTACTGCTGACGGGGATCCACCTGATGCGCACCGGCGAGGTGGAAGCCAACCTGATCGCGCTGAACGAGTCGGCGAAGCTCTCGTACATCGACGAGCTCGTGGACCGCAAGCGTTGCGGACCCGAGAAAGGAACGCTTCAAGCTGCCGATCTGGATTTCCACACCCGAGAATACCAGCGACTTACCAACGAACTCGAGGCGGCCTACGAAGCCAGCAAGCTTCCCGAGATGCCATCGGCTCGTGATGAACTAAATGCTCTGCTCGTGCGTTTGCGGCTGTGCGGCTAA
- a CDS encoding TIGR03643 family protein, translating into MSFQGSGRGDESLRVTGGMGIRRLIHYGYCRHSASNAHAAIDYCQSCPGANHLESGVLGETLMGERQSELSRGEIDRVIMMAWEDRTSFDAIQDQFGLSPGDVIKLMRREMKPSSFKLWRKRTHGRVTKHEAKFAKTVNGDEFRRFRASSQRG; encoded by the coding sequence ATGTCTTTCCAGGGTAGTGGACGAGGCGACGAGTCCTTGCGGGTTACCGGCGGCATGGGGATTCGTCGCCTCATCCACTACGGGTACTGTAGGCACTCGGCTAGCAACGCCCATGCTGCCATTGACTACTGCCAATCCTGCCCTGGAGCAAATCATTTGGAGTCCGGAGTCTTGGGAGAAACATTGATGGGCGAACGCCAATCCGAACTATCGAGGGGCGAGATCGATCGTGTCATCATGATGGCCTGGGAAGATCGCACCAGCTTTGACGCCATCCAGGACCAGTTCGGCCTGTCCCCGGGCGACGTCATTAAGTTGATGCGTCGAGAGATGAAGCCAAGTTCCTTCAAGCTCTGGCGAAAGCGAACCCACGGCCGAGTGACCAAGCACGAGGCCAAATTCGCAAAAACCGTGAACGGCGACGAATTCCGGCGGTTCCGAGCGTCGTCTCAGCGAGGGTAG
- a CDS encoding methyltransferase family protein, which translates to MNPRQIVSGYFALQAIGVVAWWALLMLHPQSIGWFHPQGWPDDALLSFWLADFTLIVGGSCIAAFSVWHQHKWASTAVWSVAAICWYPTLVCIATSIRTGEAWIASAMMVCMAGLSLAMATIQGKQGDAPAAFRVTSMNRFGSLLSTLGQIVIFWGTFLWILPKGIVELQEAINWNLFEHSFQTQASIGLFLLASCLGLWSGISMVTLGGGTPLPTATAPQLVVAGPYRFARNPMAVAGILQGIAVGWLLGSVPVLIYSLTGIVAWHVFVRPVEEQDLLKRFGSDYERYRSRVRVWVPTIGWTVQQEFEGSELPDANNDAKQTDSF; encoded by the coding sequence ATGAACCCACGACAAATCGTTTCGGGCTATTTTGCTTTGCAAGCGATTGGAGTCGTGGCTTGGTGGGCACTGTTGATGCTACATCCACAAAGCATCGGATGGTTTCATCCGCAGGGTTGGCCAGACGATGCGTTGCTCTCCTTTTGGCTCGCAGATTTCACTCTGATCGTAGGCGGTTCATGTATCGCCGCCTTCAGCGTCTGGCACCAGCACAAATGGGCATCGACAGCGGTTTGGAGTGTTGCCGCAATTTGTTGGTATCCTACTTTGGTATGCATCGCCACGAGCATAAGAACGGGTGAAGCGTGGATTGCTTCAGCGATGATGGTCTGCATGGCGGGACTCTCTCTTGCGATGGCTACGATTCAGGGCAAGCAAGGCGATGCTCCCGCGGCATTTCGAGTGACGTCAATGAATCGTTTTGGTTCATTGCTGTCGACCCTCGGGCAGATTGTGATTTTTTGGGGAACGTTCCTCTGGATTCTGCCCAAGGGAATCGTTGAGCTTCAGGAGGCGATCAACTGGAACCTGTTTGAACATTCGTTCCAGACGCAGGCGTCGATTGGTCTATTCCTGCTGGCGTCCTGTCTCGGCCTATGGAGTGGTATCTCGATGGTGACGCTAGGCGGTGGAACACCGCTGCCGACCGCGACCGCGCCGCAGTTGGTGGTTGCCGGACCTTACCGATTCGCTCGGAATCCGATGGCCGTTGCGGGCATCCTCCAGGGTATTGCAGTGGGTTGGCTGCTCGGCAGTGTTCCGGTCCTTATTTATTCATTGACTGGCATCGTTGCGTGGCATGTTTTCGTGCGTCCCGTGGAAGAGCAGGACTTGCTGAAGAGGTTCGGCTCCGATTACGAGCGATACCGAAGCCGCGTTCGAGTTTGGGTTCCAACAATAGGATGGACTGTTCAACAAGAATTTGAAGGTTCGGAATTGCCTGATGCCAATAATGACGCGAAACAAACGGACAGCTTCTGA
- a CDS encoding alpha/beta hydrolase family protein: MKKAVEQLETISEEDHAKVKGLAAIVKPLRSFIHKTPDDYGMTGWSDVVIASEDGTPLEGWYIPAKGGESDKLIIFNHALPMCRSGFPGHFGEPWSGYDAVEIDFVIQYKHLTDAGYNVLTYDIRNHGNSAAANGGLSGIGCWEWRDCVGVKRYVDNHPTLSKMKVGLYSQCMGGNSQYHAIHRHPELFENVLCMCSPMVVSMAAIYDAFSELQGIQHYQELIDLELLKMGGFVAAEMTPHHWAPSVTMPVLMLQVLEDEWTRNPEDAQKTFDLLGSKEKELLWIENTKKRFKDGYNYFGRHPEKILPFFDRYMK, encoded by the coding sequence ATGAAGAAGGCCGTGGAGCAACTTGAGACGATCTCCGAGGAGGATCACGCCAAGGTCAAGGGATTGGCTGCGATTGTCAAACCGCTTCGTAGCTTCATTCACAAAACGCCCGATGACTACGGCATGACCGGTTGGTCCGATGTTGTGATCGCTTCCGAGGATGGCACGCCACTGGAAGGCTGGTACATCCCGGCCAAAGGCGGAGAGAGTGACAAGCTCATCATTTTCAATCACGCATTGCCGATGTGCCGCTCCGGATTCCCCGGCCATTTCGGCGAACCTTGGAGCGGTTACGACGCCGTCGAGATTGATTTTGTGATTCAGTACAAGCATCTAACCGACGCCGGCTACAACGTACTGACCTATGACATTCGTAACCATGGAAACAGCGCCGCTGCCAACGGCGGACTCAGCGGCATCGGTTGTTGGGAGTGGCGTGATTGTGTCGGCGTGAAGCGATACGTCGACAACCATCCGACGCTCTCCAAGATGAAAGTCGGCCTCTACAGTCAGTGCATGGGTGGCAATTCTCAATACCATGCGATTCATCGGCACCCAGAGCTTTTTGAAAACGTCCTCTGCATGTGCAGCCCCATGGTCGTTTCGATGGCTGCGATCTACGACGCCTTCTCCGAACTTCAAGGCATTCAGCACTACCAGGAACTCATCGATCTTGAGCTCTTGAAGATGGGCGGATTCGTCGCCGCGGAAATGACACCGCACCACTGGGCTCCCAGCGTGACGATGCCAGTCCTGATGTTGCAGGTGCTGGAGGACGAGTGGACCAGAAATCCTGAGGATGCACAGAAGACTTTCGACTTGCTGGGAAGCAAGGAGAAGGAATTGCTGTGGATCGAAAACACGAAGAAACGATTCAAAGACGGCTACAACTACTTTGGCAGGCACCCCGAGAAAATCCTCCCGTTTTTTGATCGGTACATGAAGTGA
- a CDS encoding cyclic-phosphate processing receiver domain-containing protein — translation MKVYLDDDRETPEGWTRVYWPDEAIELLQTGQVTEISLDHDLGDDNRGTGYDVVKWIEEQVATNNFVPPKIKVHSANISARQKMELGISSIERLSNL, via the coding sequence ATGAAAGTCTATCTCGACGATGACCGAGAAACGCCGGAAGGTTGGACTCGGGTTTATTGGCCGGATGAAGCAATCGAATTATTGCAAACAGGTCAGGTAACCGAGATCAGCCTCGACCACGATCTGGGAGACGACAACCGCGGCACCGGCTACGACGTGGTCAAATGGATCGAAGAGCAGGTTGCGACGAACAACTTCGTACCGCCCAAGATCAAAGTTCACTCCGCCAACATTTCTGCTCGCCAAAAAATGGAATTGGGAATCTCTTCAATCGAGCGACTCTCAAATCTGTAG
- a CDS encoding DNA polymerase beta superfamily protein, with amino-acid sequence MATGGRIAHPAGAVGVIVRSPIDRTHAYRVKFSDGFEAPIHHDQLVRLAEFIGKAEGGRVKAEYGNTIHPSALNPHPLWDRVIYRCVIGSRAYGLEDEASDTDRRGIYLPAAELHWSLFGVPEQLENDETQEVYWELQKFIVLALKANPNVLECLYSPIVESATPLGEELLEMRSAFLSKLIFQTFSGYVASQFKKMQTDIRNQGRVKWKHVMHLIRLLLSGTHVLRSGEMMVDVGQYRDQLLTIKRGEMPFAEADSWRKDLQSDFESAFKTTKLPERPDYERANAFLVDARRRAMQESLP; translated from the coding sequence ATGGCGACGGGCGGCCGCATTGCGCACCCGGCGGGCGCTGTCGGTGTGATCGTCCGATCGCCAATCGATCGCACGCACGCCTACCGCGTGAAGTTCAGTGACGGTTTCGAGGCCCCGATCCATCACGACCAACTCGTTCGGCTGGCGGAGTTCATTGGAAAGGCTGAAGGAGGAAGGGTGAAGGCGGAATATGGAAATACAATTCATCCTTCTGCCCTCAACCCTCATCCTTTATGGGATCGCGTGATCTATCGCTGCGTGATTGGATCGCGAGCGTACGGGCTGGAAGACGAAGCGTCGGATACCGATCGCCGTGGAATCTACCTACCGGCAGCTGAACTGCATTGGTCGCTCTTCGGGGTTCCGGAGCAACTAGAGAACGATGAGACGCAAGAGGTTTACTGGGAACTGCAGAAGTTCATAGTGCTCGCACTGAAGGCGAACCCAAATGTGCTCGAGTGCCTCTATTCCCCAATCGTTGAGTCGGCGACTCCGCTGGGTGAAGAACTGCTCGAGATGCGATCTGCATTCCTCTCGAAGCTCATCTTCCAGACGTTCTCCGGATACGTGGCATCACAATTCAAGAAGATGCAAACCGACATCCGCAATCAGGGGCGAGTGAAGTGGAAGCACGTGATGCACTTGATTCGGTTGCTGCTGTCTGGAACCCACGTGTTGCGTTCGGGTGAGATGATGGTGGACGTCGGCCAGTATCGTGACCAATTGTTGACGATCAAACGAGGTGAAATGCCGTTCGCCGAAGCAGACTCGTGGCGGAAGGATCTGCAAAGTGATTTTGAGTCTGCGTTCAAAACAACCAAGCTCCCGGAGCGTCCCGACTACGAGCGTGCCAACGCATTTCTGGTCGACGCACGCCGGCGAGCGATGCAGGAGTCATTGCCATGA
- a CDS encoding metallophosphoesterase → MRITSIQPELIREIPFLNAGRGPGGFYRDSLPVHRGFVDALPEGMSAIIATADLQGRETFESAGGKPLRLLGEVLPAILAHEIIPNLGLANGRIGLLLAGDFYTVPALDKRGRSGDVTSVWQSFADQFDWIVGVAGNHDLFGDAATRPRFTDPVHFLDNDKVTIDELPIAGLSGIPGNPRRPWRRTEDDFIEALDGLLCDPPAIVVMHDGPDVPEFGFRGSPRMREAIERSDPTLIVRGHAHWNKPLAELPNGTQVLNVDARVVILTSEKS, encoded by the coding sequence ATGAGGATTACATCAATTCAACCCGAACTGATTCGGGAGATTCCATTCCTGAATGCTGGCCGAGGGCCGGGCGGTTTCTACAGAGACTCGCTGCCGGTGCACCGTGGTTTTGTGGATGCGCTACCGGAGGGAATGTCAGCGATCATTGCCACAGCTGATCTGCAAGGACGCGAGACTTTCGAATCGGCTGGTGGCAAACCACTTCGTCTGCTCGGTGAAGTACTGCCGGCAATCCTTGCCCATGAGATCATTCCAAATCTCGGCCTCGCCAATGGGAGGATTGGGTTGCTACTGGCCGGCGACTTCTATACCGTTCCCGCACTCGACAAGCGTGGCAGATCCGGTGACGTAACCTCCGTCTGGCAGTCGTTTGCCGACCAGTTCGATTGGATCGTTGGCGTCGCCGGCAACCACGACCTGTTCGGCGACGCGGCAACTCGTCCCCGATTTACCGACCCAGTTCATTTTCTCGACAACGACAAAGTCACCATTGATGAACTGCCAATCGCTGGGCTGAGCGGCATCCCGGGCAATCCAAGACGCCCATGGCGTCGCACAGAAGATGACTTCATTGAAGCATTGGACGGACTGCTATGCGATCCACCGGCGATTGTGGTCATGCACGATGGACCGGACGTACCCGAGTTCGGTTTCCGAGGTTCGCCTAGAATGCGAGAAGCGATCGAGCGTTCGGATCCGACGCTCATTGTTCGAGGGCACGCCCATTGGAACAAACCTCTCGCAGAACTCCCAAACGGGACTCAGGTTCTTAATGTCGATGCGAGAGTCGTCATTCTCACAAGTGAAAAATCATGA
- a CDS encoding SOUL family heme-binding protein, whose protein sequence is MKRIEIYRKAIYIAGFLGVALVGTFALAISTRAGYESAEYKVIENDGSFEVREYPDLMLVATDSKMDSQGRDGSFMRLFQYISGANEAEQKIAMTTPVFMEGEIGKSDVSMGFVMPKEVATKGAPDPKGEGVKLRERKGGRFAVVRFPGKLDSRLAKEKETELREWMKSQGLEGEESAEAAGYDPPFTPATLRRNEILVRLKEEGKVKGKRKKDEG, encoded by the coding sequence ATGAAACGTATAGAAATCTATCGAAAGGCAATCTATATCGCGGGATTCCTCGGAGTCGCTCTGGTCGGCACGTTCGCCCTGGCGATCAGCACTCGAGCGGGGTACGAGTCAGCCGAATACAAAGTGATCGAGAACGACGGCAGTTTTGAAGTCCGCGAATACCCGGACCTGATGTTGGTCGCGACCGATTCTAAGATGGACTCTCAAGGTCGGGACGGCAGCTTCATGCGACTGTTCCAGTACATCAGTGGAGCCAACGAAGCCGAGCAGAAGATCGCGATGACGACGCCGGTTTTCATGGAAGGCGAAATCGGCAAGTCGGATGTCTCGATGGGGTTTGTCATGCCCAAAGAAGTCGCGACAAAGGGAGCTCCGGATCCGAAGGGTGAAGGCGTGAAACTGCGAGAGCGAAAGGGCGGCCGGTTCGCCGTGGTTCGCTTCCCCGGCAAGCTCGATTCCAGGCTCGCCAAAGAGAAAGAAACCGAGCTGCGAGAATGGATGAAGAGTCAAGGCTTGGAAGGAGAGGAGTCGGCCGAGGCGGCTGGTTACGATCCGCCGTTCACTCCAGCAACACTCCGCCGGAACGAGATACTTGTAAGGCTGAAGGAAGAGGGCAAAGTGAAAGGCAAAAGGAAGAAGGATGAAGGCTGA
- a CDS encoding DUF3883 domain-containing protein — protein MEYWLYNTDETEPEGEGKHAVMLKQQVVAAWGHCKGLGAEVTLNRPNPGDIVFYFRAGFGIIARAEAVDSYSSPSQSVFGAVGEYRRPVDNLQVLPEDKPITVAEITASTGYQIPYRQIMGRILDASTVDYLNRRFRSVNSRSLLSKKAIKQSSGGFFQTAPEERKRVEVAAVSAVTKAYEAAEWQVKSVEREKVGYDLHCTKGDKFECVEVKGTTGPDEQFIITANELNKAKTDPRFVLFVVTNALTKPTQKKYSGQQLISKFDIQPLQYRAVLRS, from the coding sequence GTGGAGTACTGGCTTTACAACACTGATGAAACGGAACCGGAGGGCGAAGGCAAGCATGCGGTCATGCTGAAGCAGCAAGTTGTCGCGGCATGGGGACATTGCAAAGGCCTCGGAGCCGAAGTGACGTTAAACCGGCCCAACCCAGGGGACATAGTCTTCTATTTCCGAGCCGGTTTCGGAATCATTGCCCGAGCGGAAGCGGTTGATTCCTACTCCTCGCCAAGTCAGTCAGTGTTTGGAGCCGTCGGGGAATATCGTCGTCCAGTTGACAATCTTCAAGTACTGCCTGAGGACAAACCAATTACTGTCGCAGAGATCACTGCGTCGACCGGTTACCAAATTCCGTATCGCCAAATCATGGGACGGATTCTTGATGCGTCCACAGTGGATTACTTGAACCGGCGTTTTCGATCGGTGAATTCAAGGTCTCTTCTAAGCAAGAAGGCAATCAAGCAATCTTCTGGCGGCTTCTTTCAAACGGCGCCGGAAGAACGCAAAAGAGTTGAAGTCGCTGCTGTGAGTGCTGTGACCAAGGCGTATGAAGCAGCAGAATGGCAGGTGAAGTCTGTAGAGCGAGAGAAAGTCGGTTACGACCTTCATTGCACCAAGGGCGATAAGTTCGAATGCGTGGAGGTGAAGGGAACTACCGGACCAGACGAGCAATTCATCATTACCGCCAATGAATTGAACAAAGCGAAGACGGATCCCCGGTTTGTTCTATTCGTCGTTACCAACGCGCTCACGAAACCAACCCAGAAGAAATACTCTGGCCAGCAACTGATATCAAAGTTTGACATTCAGCCCCTTCAATATCGAGCAGTACTTCGGAGCTAG
- a CDS encoding DUF4357 domain-containing protein yields MGYAAGRAKIHNGTAPPLPPMPEADVADMEGFLQHIELVLPVLGFSFLKPKPSVGDQMNAATGATDTSPVFEFSSGDATAKAREIDGEFIVLKGSTATLEPRASWTSYRELRQQLVDNKKLVEIPDKGLLLFAEDVYLSSPSAGAAIVAAGNTNGRAAWKVAQTKQTYADWHQTQLPPESDSE; encoded by the coding sequence ATGGGATACGCTGCAGGCCGAGCAAAGATCCACAATGGTACCGCTCCACCATTGCCTCCGATGCCGGAAGCTGATGTCGCAGACATGGAGGGATTCTTGCAGCACATCGAACTCGTCCTGCCGGTACTTGGGTTTTCATTCCTCAAACCCAAACCGTCGGTGGGCGATCAAATGAACGCGGCCACCGGGGCGACGGACACCTCTCCAGTTTTCGAGTTTTCGTCTGGCGATGCCACGGCGAAGGCACGTGAGATCGATGGAGAATTCATCGTCTTGAAAGGATCGACAGCAACGCTGGAACCTCGTGCAAGCTGGACGAGCTACCGGGAACTTCGACAACAGCTCGTCGACAACAAGAAGCTGGTCGAGATCCCTGACAAGGGATTGCTCCTGTTTGCCGAAGATGTTTACCTCAGCAGCCCGAGTGCCGGTGCTGCGATTGTCGCCGCTGGGAACACCAATGGCCGTGCCGCGTGGAAGGTCGCCCAAACCAAGCAGACGTACGCAGATTGGCACCAGACACAGTTGCCGCCTGAATCGGATTCGGAGTGA